The Triticum dicoccoides isolate Atlit2015 ecotype Zavitan unplaced genomic scaffold, WEW_v2.0 scaffold52534, whole genome shotgun sequence genome includes a region encoding these proteins:
- the LOC119346838 gene encoding uncharacterized protein LOC119346838 gives MGYWFFGGHGGFYIPSSDRSQPRPAGPHRPLLYSSLPYEEQIRRMEEGVRLRQRPPPNPTVWKYFKIFTRCFMAAMSIAMMAWIFVARYFNWNPDVQDPYKMIALLFCSLIPVGFGFVITEEDQGEALHS, from the exons ATGGGATACTGGTTCTTCGGCGGCCACGGCGGCTTCTACATACCCTCCTCTGACAGGAGCCAGCCTCGACCCGCTGGCCCTCACCGGCCGTTGCTGTACAGTAGTCTACCATACGAAGAGCAGATCCGCCGGATGGAAGAAGGCGTCCGCCTCCGTCAACGGCCACCGCCCAACCCCACAGTCTGGAAATACTTCAAGATCTTCACTAGG TGTTTCATGGCCGCGATGAGCATCGCTATGATGGCTTGGATATTCGTGGCGCGATATTTCAACTGGAATCCTGATGTGCAGGACCCCTACAAGATGATTGCACTGCTTTTTTGTTCTCTCATACCGGTGGGATTCGGTTTCGTGATAACAGAAGAAGATCAGGGGGAGGCACTACACAGTTAA